A stretch of the Cryptosporangium phraense genome encodes the following:
- the rplO gene encoding 50S ribosomal protein L15, translated as MALKVHHLKPAPGAHTPKTRVGRGEGSKGKTAGRGTKGTKARYQVPARFEGGQMPIHMRLPKLKGFKNRFRVEYQVVNLERLAQLFPDGGEIGPEELALAGAVRPGHLVKILGDGDLNGVKLTATAHKFSASAKEKIEAAGGSATPIEQ; from the coding sequence CCATCACCTGAAGCCGGCCCCTGGCGCTCACACCCCCAAGACCCGCGTGGGTCGTGGTGAGGGCTCCAAGGGTAAGACGGCCGGTCGCGGTACCAAGGGAACCAAGGCCCGCTACCAGGTTCCGGCTCGCTTCGAGGGTGGGCAGATGCCCATCCACATGCGACTGCCGAAGCTCAAGGGCTTCAAGAACCGGTTCCGGGTCGAGTACCAGGTCGTCAACCTGGAGCGTCTCGCGCAGCTGTTCCCGGACGGCGGCGAGATCGGTCCGGAGGAGCTGGCCCTGGCCGGCGCCGTGCGGCCGGGTCACCTGGTGAAGATCCTCGGCGACGGGGACCTCAACGGGGTGAAGCTCACCGCGACCGCGCACAAGTTCTCGGCTTCGGCCAAGGAGAAGATCGAGGCCGCCGGCGGTTCGGCGACCCCGATCGAGCAGTAG
- the rpmJ gene encoding 50S ribosomal protein L36 → MKVNPSVKPICDKCKVIRRHGRVMVICENLRHKQRQG, encoded by the coding sequence GTGAAGGTCAACCCGAGCGTCAAGCCGATCTGTGACAAGTGCAAGGTGATCCGCCGTCACGGCCGGGTCATGGTGATCTGCGAGAACCTGCGCCACAAGCAGCGCCAGGGCTAA
- a CDS encoding DNA-directed RNA polymerase subunit alpha — translation MLITQRPTLTEESVNEYRSRFVIEPLEPGFGYTLGNSLRRTLLSSIPGAAVTSIKIDGVLHEFTTVPGVKEDVTELILNIKQLVISSENDEPVTMYLRKQGPGTVTAADIAPPAGVTVHNTDLHIATINAKGRLELELTVERGRGYVSAVQNKQPGQEIGRIPVDSIYSPVLKVKYAVEATRVEQRTDFDKLIIDVETKNSITPRTALASAGSTLVELFGLARELDETAEGIDIGPSPQDAALAADLALPIEELDLTVRSYNCLKREGIHSVGELISRSEADLLDIRNFGAKSIDEVKMKLATMGLALKDSPPGFDPANVVDTFSDADYDGADYAETEQL, via the coding sequence GTGCTCATCACCCAGCGTCCTACGCTGACTGAAGAGTCCGTCAACGAGTACCGCTCGCGGTTCGTGATCGAGCCGCTGGAGCCCGGATTCGGCTACACGCTGGGCAACTCGCTCCGGCGCACGCTGCTATCCTCGATCCCCGGCGCTGCCGTCACCAGCATCAAGATCGACGGCGTCCTGCACGAGTTCACCACGGTCCCCGGGGTGAAAGAGGACGTCACCGAGCTGATCCTGAACATCAAGCAGCTCGTGATCAGCTCCGAGAACGACGAGCCGGTCACGATGTACCTGCGCAAGCAGGGCCCGGGCACGGTCACCGCGGCGGACATCGCGCCGCCGGCCGGCGTCACCGTGCACAACACCGACCTGCACATCGCCACGATCAACGCGAAGGGCCGGCTCGAGCTCGAGCTGACCGTCGAGCGTGGCCGTGGTTACGTCTCGGCGGTCCAGAACAAGCAGCCCGGGCAGGAGATCGGCCGGATCCCGGTCGACTCGATCTACTCCCCGGTGCTGAAGGTCAAGTACGCCGTCGAAGCCACCCGCGTCGAGCAGCGGACCGACTTCGACAAGCTGATCATCGACGTCGAGACCAAGAACTCGATCACCCCGCGGACGGCGCTCGCCTCCGCCGGCTCGACCCTGGTCGAGCTGTTCGGCCTCGCCCGCGAGCTGGACGAGACCGCCGAGGGCATCGACATCGGCCCGTCGCCGCAGGACGCCGCTCTGGCGGCCGACCTGGCGCTGCCGATCGAGGAGCTCGACCTGACGGTCCGTTCCTACAACTGCCTCAAGCGTGAGGGCATCCACTCCGTGGGTGAGCTCATCTCGCGCAGTGAGGCCGACCTCCTCGACATCCGCAACTTCGGCGCGAAGTCGATCGACGAGGTCAAGATGAAGCTGGCCACGATGGGTCTCGCGCTCAAGGACTCGCCGCCCGGGTTCGACCCGGCGAACGTCGTGGACACCTTCTCGGACGCCGACTACGACGGCGCCGACTACGCCGAGACCGAGCAGCTGTAA
- a CDS encoding adenylate kinase, whose translation MRLVLVGPPGAGKGTQAEFIAAHLAAPKISTGDLFRFNVGQGTPLGIEAKKYMDSGQLVPDEITINMVRQRLAEQDAVDGFLLDGFPRNVPQAEVLDDMLKELGVKIDVVLELVVEDDEVIRRLSGRRTCRGCGKIWHVEFDPTTVEGVCDRCDGQLFQRDDDKPETIAKRLEVYHEQTEPLVDFYSAQGKLVGIDATGPVEDVTDRAIDALGPFE comes from the coding sequence GTGCGGCTGGTACTGGTCGGCCCCCCGGGTGCGGGCAAGGGGACTCAGGCCGAGTTCATCGCAGCTCACCTTGCCGCGCCCAAGATCTCCACGGGCGATCTGTTTCGATTCAACGTGGGTCAGGGCACGCCGCTCGGCATCGAGGCGAAGAAGTACATGGACTCCGGCCAGCTCGTGCCGGACGAGATCACGATCAACATGGTGCGCCAGCGGCTCGCCGAGCAGGACGCGGTCGACGGGTTCCTGCTCGACGGGTTCCCGCGGAACGTCCCGCAGGCCGAGGTGCTCGACGACATGCTGAAGGAGCTCGGCGTCAAGATCGACGTCGTGCTCGAACTGGTGGTCGAGGACGACGAGGTGATCCGGCGGCTCTCCGGGCGTCGTACCTGCCGGGGCTGCGGCAAGATCTGGCACGTCGAGTTCGATCCGACCACCGTCGAGGGTGTCTGCGACCGCTGCGACGGCCAGTTGTTCCAGCGCGACGACGACAAGCCCGAGACGATCGCCAAGCGGCTCGAGGTCTACCACGAGCAGACCGAGCCCCTGGTCGACTTCTACAGCGCCCAGGGCAAGCTCGTCGGCATCGACGCGACCGGCCCGGTGGAAGACGTCACCGACCGCGCCATCGACGCGCTGGGACCGTTCGAGTAG
- the infA gene encoding translation initiation factor IF-1 gives MPKKDGAIEIEGRVVEALPNAMFRVELQNGHLVLAHISGKMRQHYIRILPEDRVVVELSPYDLSRGRIVYRYK, from the coding sequence ATGCCCAAGAAAGACGGGGCCATCGAAATCGAAGGCCGAGTGGTCGAAGCGCTGCCGAACGCGATGTTCCGCGTGGAGCTGCAGAACGGGCACCTGGTCCTGGCTCACATCTCCGGGAAGATGCGGCAGCACTACATCCGCATCCTGCCCGAGGACCGGGTCGTCGTGGAGCTTTCGCCCTACGACTTGTCCCGTGGGCGCATCGTCTACCGCTACAAGTAA
- the map gene encoding type I methionyl aminopeptidase, with the protein MFRTQEIQLKSPADILLMREAGLVVGTTLERLRAAVEPGISTGELDAIAEESIRSMGGIPSFKGYHGFPASICASVNDQVVHGIPSKGQVLQDGDLISIDCGAIVDGWHGDSAITVPVGTGRPEDLKMAEVCADAMWAGFAAAKVGGRLTDISYAVEQAVRAGGKYGIVKHYGGHGIGTEMHQDPHVLNYGKPGRGPKLRVGMALAIEPMITMADPDTVELEDGWTVVTVDGSRAAHTEHTFVLTEDGPWVLTALDGGVGRLGDAVTRQQSRA; encoded by the coding sequence GTGTTCAGGACGCAGGAAATCCAGCTCAAGTCACCCGCCGACATCCTGTTGATGCGCGAAGCCGGCCTGGTGGTCGGGACGACGCTGGAACGCCTGCGCGCCGCGGTCGAGCCGGGCATCTCTACGGGTGAGCTGGACGCGATCGCCGAGGAGTCGATCCGGTCGATGGGCGGCATCCCCTCGTTCAAGGGCTACCACGGCTTCCCGGCGTCGATCTGCGCGTCGGTGAACGACCAGGTCGTCCACGGCATCCCCAGCAAGGGGCAGGTGCTGCAAGACGGCGACCTGATCTCGATCGACTGCGGGGCGATCGTCGACGGCTGGCACGGCGACTCGGCGATCACGGTTCCGGTGGGCACCGGCCGTCCGGAAGACCTGAAGATGGCCGAGGTCTGCGCGGACGCGATGTGGGCGGGCTTCGCCGCCGCCAAGGTCGGCGGACGCCTCACCGACATCAGCTACGCGGTCGAGCAGGCCGTGCGGGCCGGCGGGAAGTACGGGATCGTCAAGCACTACGGCGGCCACGGCATCGGCACCGAGATGCACCAGGACCCGCACGTGCTCAACTACGGCAAGCCGGGCCGCGGACCGAAGCTGCGGGTGGGCATGGCGCTGGCGATCGAGCCGATGATCACGATGGCCGACCCCGACACGGTCGAGCTCGAGGACGGCTGGACGGTCGTGACCGTCGACGGGTCCCGGGCCGCGCACACCGAACACACGTTCGTGCTCACCGAGGACGGCCCGTGGGTGCTCACCGCGCTCGACGGGGGTGTCGGCCGGCTGGGTGACGCGGTCACGAGGCAGCAGTCGCGCGCCTGA
- the rpsD gene encoding 30S ribosomal protein S4, translating into MARYTGADCRRCRREKMKLFLKGSKCESPKCPIEVRPYPPGQHGRGRTKDSEYLLQLREKQKAKRIYGVLEKQFGGYYVEANRKQGKTGDILLQILESRLDNVIYRAGFSKSRDMARQVVRHGHVLVNGVKVDIPSYRVSENDIVEIREKSRELTPFVVARAEAGSRGIPAWLEVLSSQMRILVHALPARQVIDTPVQEQLIVELYSK; encoded by the coding sequence ATGGCCCGTTACACCGGTGCTGACTGCCGCCGTTGCCGGCGCGAGAAGATGAAGCTGTTCCTCAAGGGCAGCAAGTGCGAGTCGCCGAAGTGCCCGATCGAGGTCCGGCCCTACCCGCCGGGCCAGCACGGCCGCGGTCGCACGAAGGACAGCGAGTACCTGCTCCAGCTGCGTGAGAAGCAGAAGGCCAAGCGCATCTACGGTGTGCTGGAGAAGCAGTTCGGCGGCTACTACGTCGAGGCGAACCGCAAGCAGGGCAAGACCGGCGACATCCTGCTCCAGATCCTGGAGTCGCGCCTGGACAACGTCATCTACCGCGCCGGCTTCTCGAAGTCGCGTGACATGGCGCGCCAGGTCGTCCGCCACGGCCACGTCCTGGTCAACGGCGTGAAGGTCGACATCCCGTCCTACCGGGTGAGCGAGAACGACATCGTCGAGATCCGGGAGAAGTCCCGCGAGCTCACGCCGTTCGTCGTCGCGCGCGCCGAGGCGGGTTCCCGGGGCATCCCGGCCTGGCTCGAGGTTCTCTCCAGCCAGATGCGGATCCTGGTGCACGCTCTCCCGGCCCGGCAGGTCATCGACACGCCGGTCCAGGAGCAGCTGATCGTCGAGCTCTACTCGAAGTAA
- the rplQ gene encoding 50S ribosomal protein L17, protein MPTPTKGPRLGGSPAHEKHLLSNLARSLFEHGRITTTEAKAKRLRPYAERLITFAKRGDLHARRQVLSLVRDKDVVGHLFAEIGPRYVNRPGGYTRIVKVNPRKGDNAPMAIIELVEALTVAQQAVGEAERARGSRFAKDDKSAALSGDTDTDETTSDETTDVEVAEAKAEAAEAKAEAAEAKADAADAKAEAAEAKAEVAEAKSDEDKA, encoded by the coding sequence ATGCCCACGCCCACCAAGGGTCCCCGCCTCGGCGGTAGCCCGGCCCACGAGAAGCACCTGCTGTCGAACCTGGCGCGGTCGCTGTTCGAGCACGGCCGGATCACCACCACCGAAGCCAAGGCGAAGCGGCTCCGCCCGTACGCCGAGCGGCTGATCACCTTCGCCAAGCGCGGAGACCTGCACGCCCGTCGCCAGGTGCTCAGCCTGGTGCGGGACAAGGACGTGGTCGGTCACCTGTTCGCCGAGATCGGTCCCCGGTACGTCAACCGCCCCGGCGGTTACACCCGGATCGTCAAGGTCAACCCCCGCAAGGGTGACAACGCTCCGATGGCGATCATCGAGCTCGTCGAGGCGCTGACCGTGGCGCAGCAGGCCGTCGGCGAGGCCGAGCGCGCCCGCGGCTCCCGGTTCGCCAAGGACGACAAGTCCGCCGCCCTGTCGGGCGACACCGACACCGACGAGACCACCTCCGACGAGACCACCGACGTCGAGGTGGCCGAGGCCAAGGCGGAGGCCGCTGAGGCGAAGGCCGAGGCCGCCGAGGCCAAGGCCGACGCTGCGGACGCCAAGGCGGAGGCCGCTGAGGCCAAGGCCGAGGTCGCCGAGGCCAAGTCGGACGAGGACAAGGCCTGA
- a CDS encoding DUF1707 SHOCT-like domain-containing protein yields MASPEPPEPGTSPPPKPPAADVTPAIRVGDAERQAVVARLQRALDEGRLDLHEFDERAAVAYAARTEADLVPLTADLPAQPGNTPRPPVAGSAVAEPVKRPGRLSGSESSWLRIAIILTVIWLVTSVARGHVTFFWPIFPIGIWGAVLLANRLTGRRD; encoded by the coding sequence ATGGCGTCGCCGGAACCCCCAGAGCCTGGAACGTCCCCGCCTCCGAAGCCCCCCGCCGCCGACGTGACGCCCGCGATCCGCGTCGGGGACGCCGAGCGGCAGGCTGTCGTCGCCCGGCTGCAGCGGGCACTCGACGAGGGCCGGCTGGACCTGCACGAGTTCGACGAGCGGGCCGCGGTCGCCTACGCCGCCCGAACCGAGGCCGACCTGGTGCCGCTGACCGCCGACCTCCCGGCGCAGCCGGGCAACACGCCGCGACCGCCGGTCGCCGGGAGTGCCGTCGCCGAGCCGGTGAAGAGGCCCGGCCGGCTGTCCGGCTCCGAGAGCAGCTGGCTGCGGATCGCGATCATCCTCACCGTGATCTGGCTGGTCACCAGCGTGGCCCGGGGGCACGTCACGTTCTTCTGGCCGATCTTCCCGATCGGTATCTGGGGCGCCGTGCTGCTCGCGAACCGGCTGACCGGCAGGCGCGACTAG
- the secY gene encoding preprotein translocase subunit SecY, protein MLAAFGRAFRTPDLRKKIFFTLFIIAIYRVGATLPSPGVSVTNINACIDQLNTGGGSDVLTLLNLFSGGALLQLSVFALGIMPYITASIILQLLVVVIPRLEQLRKEGQAGQAKITQYTRYLTIGLAILQSTGYIALARSGNLFQGCSLSVIPSNTAQPEWLTLTTLVLTMTAGTAVVMWLGELITDRGVGNGMSVLIFTSIAARIPYEGQNILETKGGLVFGIVLAVVLVVIGLVVFIEQAQRRIPVQYAKRMIGRRMYGGTSTYIPLKVNQAGVIPVIFASSLLYLPQLFSQLGDPNNPGSVQKFVDKWITPADSWVHIVLYFALIVFFTYFYVAITFNPTEVADNMRKYGGFVPGIRPGRPTAEYLGYILSRITLPGSIYLGIIAVLPNLFISLLDNGGNSTQNFPFGGTAVLIIVGVGLETVKQIESQLMQRNYEGFLR, encoded by the coding sequence GTGCTCGCCGCCTTCGGTAGGGCGTTTCGTACGCCCGACCTGCGCAAGAAGATCTTCTTCACGCTGTTCATCATCGCGATCTACCGTGTCGGCGCCACGCTGCCGTCGCCGGGCGTCTCCGTCACGAACATCAACGCCTGCATCGACCAGCTGAACACCGGTGGCGGCAGCGACGTGCTGACGCTGCTGAACCTGTTCAGCGGTGGAGCGCTGCTGCAGCTCTCGGTGTTCGCGCTCGGCATCATGCCGTACATCACCGCCAGCATCATCCTGCAGCTGCTCGTCGTGGTCATTCCGCGGCTGGAGCAGCTCCGCAAGGAAGGCCAGGCGGGGCAGGCCAAGATCACGCAGTACACGCGTTATCTGACGATCGGCTTGGCGATCCTGCAGTCGACCGGCTACATCGCGCTGGCCCGCAGCGGCAACCTCTTCCAGGGCTGCTCGCTCTCGGTGATCCCGAGCAACACCGCCCAGCCCGAGTGGCTGACGCTCACCACGCTGGTGCTGACGATGACCGCGGGTACCGCCGTCGTCATGTGGCTCGGCGAGCTGATCACCGACCGCGGTGTCGGCAACGGCATGTCGGTCCTGATCTTCACCTCGATCGCCGCCCGCATCCCCTACGAGGGCCAGAACATCCTCGAGACCAAGGGTGGGCTCGTCTTCGGCATCGTGCTCGCGGTCGTCCTGGTCGTCATCGGCCTGGTCGTCTTCATCGAGCAGGCGCAGCGACGGATCCCGGTCCAGTACGCGAAGCGGATGATCGGCCGGCGGATGTACGGCGGAACCTCGACCTACATCCCGCTGAAGGTCAACCAGGCCGGCGTCATCCCGGTGATCTTCGCCTCATCGCTGCTCTACCTTCCCCAGCTGTTCAGTCAGCTCGGGGACCCGAACAACCCCGGTTCGGTGCAGAAGTTCGTCGACAAGTGGATCACCCCGGCCGATTCCTGGGTGCACATCGTGCTGTATTTCGCCTTGATCGTCTTCTTCACGTACTTCTACGTGGCGATCACGTTCAACCCGACCGAGGTCGCGGACAACATGCGGAAGTACGGCGGGTTCGTGCCCGGCATCCGGCCCGGTCGGCCGACGGCGGAGTACCTCGGCTACATTCTCAGCAGGATCACTCTTCCGGGGTCGATCTACCTGGGTATCATCGCGGTTCTTCCGAACTTGTTCATCTCACTACTCGATAACGGCGGCAACAGCACTCAGAACTTCCCCTTCGGGGGTACGGCGGTACTGATCATCGTCGGTGTCGGTCTCGAGACCGTTAAACAGATCGAGAGCCAGCTCATGCAGCGCAACTACGAAGGTTTCCTCCGCTAG
- the truA gene encoding tRNA pseudouridine(38-40) synthase TruA, producing the protein MDIAYDGTDFSGWAVQQGLRTVQGELTEALVRVTRTDVSLTVAGRTDAGVHAAGQVAHVDLPEEVWDTLGASLVRRLSGLLPGDVRLRAVARAHPDFDARFGALRRRYRYRITDAPWGAEPLRRRDTLAWPRPLDLDAMRAAATALLGEHDFAAFCRRREGATTIRALEEFRWEVAPEGPGRVLEAHLAADAFCHSMVRSLIGALLAVGEGRRPPSWPATLLSRTERANDVTVAPPHGLTLVAVEYPPDDELGARIDLTRRVRTLDTTMGP; encoded by the coding sequence TTGGACATCGCCTACGACGGCACGGACTTCTCCGGGTGGGCCGTGCAGCAGGGCCTGCGGACGGTGCAGGGCGAGCTCACCGAGGCGCTGGTCCGGGTCACCCGCACCGACGTCTCGCTCACGGTCGCCGGCCGGACCGACGCCGGCGTCCACGCCGCCGGTCAGGTCGCCCACGTCGACCTCCCGGAGGAGGTCTGGGACACCCTCGGGGCCTCCCTGGTCCGCCGGCTGTCCGGTCTCCTTCCCGGGGACGTCCGGCTGCGGGCCGTCGCCCGGGCCCATCCCGACTTCGACGCTCGCTTCGGCGCACTCCGACGCCGCTACCGCTACCGGATCACCGACGCGCCCTGGGGCGCCGAGCCGCTCCGCCGACGGGACACGCTGGCCTGGCCCCGGCCGCTCGACCTGGACGCGATGCGCGCGGCCGCCACCGCGCTGCTCGGCGAGCACGACTTCGCCGCGTTCTGCCGCCGTCGCGAGGGCGCCACGACGATCCGGGCGCTGGAGGAATTCCGCTGGGAGGTCGCGCCCGAGGGGCCCGGACGGGTACTGGAGGCCCACCTGGCCGCCGACGCGTTCTGCCACTCGATGGTGCGCAGCCTGATCGGGGCCCTACTGGCCGTGGGGGAGGGACGCCGGCCGCCGTCCTGGCCGGCGACGCTGCTCAGCCGCACCGAACGGGCCAACGACGTCACGGTGGCGCCGCCGCACGGGCTCACGCTGGTGGCGGTCGAGTACCCGCCGGACGACGAGCTCGGCGCCCGCATCGACCTGACTCGGCGGGTCCGGACGCTCGACACGACAATGGGGCCGTGA
- the pgm gene encoding phosphoglucomutase (alpha-D-glucose-1,6-bisphosphate-dependent), whose amino-acid sequence MSTNPRAGTPAQPSDLVDIAHLVTAYYAEHPDPAAIEQRVAFGTSGHRGSSLKRAFNDDHIAATSQAIVEYRAGQGTDGPLYLGRDTHALSEPAWTTALEVFAANGVTVLIDSRDGYTPTPALSHAILTWNRGRTQHLADGVVVTPSHNPPDEGGFKYNPTHGGPADTDATKWIQERANALIADGLRGVKRVPYERARRADTTSTYDYLDKYVGDLPNVVDLDAIAASGLRIGADPLGGASVAYWAEIADRYKLAMTVVNPLVEADFRFMTLDWDGKIRMDCSSPSAMASLITRRSEFDLATGNDADADRHGIVTPDAGLMNPNHYLAVAIQYLYAHRDGWPADAAIGKTLVSSSMIDRVASSLGRRLVEVPVGFKWFVPGLLDGSVAFGGEESAGASFLRRDGRVWTTDKDGLILDLLAAEITAVTGKTPSVHYAALTEQFGAPAYARVDAPATREQKALLGALSPSQVSAESLAGEPIVAKLTEAPGNGAAIGGLKVVTETGWFAARPSGTEDVYKIYAESFKGADDLARIQEEAREVVGAALKG is encoded by the coding sequence ATGTCGACCAATCCCCGCGCCGGGACCCCGGCGCAGCCGTCCGATCTCGTCGACATCGCCCACCTCGTCACCGCGTACTACGCGGAGCATCCCGACCCGGCGGCGATCGAGCAGCGGGTCGCGTTCGGCACCTCGGGGCACCGCGGGTCGAGCCTCAAGCGCGCGTTCAACGACGACCACATCGCGGCGACCAGCCAGGCGATCGTCGAGTACCGCGCCGGGCAGGGCACCGACGGTCCGCTCTACCTGGGCCGCGACACGCACGCGCTGAGCGAGCCGGCCTGGACGACCGCGCTCGAGGTGTTCGCCGCGAACGGCGTCACCGTGCTGATCGACTCCCGGGACGGCTACACGCCGACGCCCGCGCTGTCGCACGCGATCCTCACCTGGAACCGCGGCCGCACCCAGCACCTGGCCGACGGCGTCGTCGTCACCCCGTCGCACAACCCGCCGGACGAGGGCGGCTTCAAGTACAACCCGACCCACGGCGGCCCGGCCGACACCGACGCGACCAAGTGGATCCAGGAGCGCGCGAACGCCCTGATCGCCGACGGTCTGCGGGGCGTCAAGCGGGTGCCGTACGAACGGGCCCGCCGGGCCGACACCACGTCGACCTACGACTACCTCGACAAGTACGTCGGCGACCTGCCGAACGTCGTCGACCTGGACGCGATCGCGGCCTCCGGCCTGCGGATCGGGGCCGACCCGCTGGGCGGCGCCTCGGTCGCCTACTGGGCCGAGATCGCCGACCGCTACAAGCTCGCCATGACGGTGGTGAACCCGCTGGTCGAGGCCGACTTCCGGTTCATGACGCTGGACTGGGACGGCAAGATCCGGATGGACTGCTCCTCGCCTTCGGCGATGGCGTCGCTGATCACCCGCCGGTCCGAGTTCGACCTCGCCACCGGCAACGACGCGGACGCCGACCGGCACGGCATCGTCACGCCGGACGCCGGTCTGATGAACCCGAACCACTACCTGGCCGTCGCGATCCAGTACCTGTACGCGCACCGCGACGGCTGGCCGGCCGACGCCGCGATCGGCAAGACGCTGGTCTCGTCGTCGATGATCGACCGGGTCGCGTCGTCGCTGGGGCGGCGGCTGGTCGAGGTGCCGGTCGGCTTCAAGTGGTTCGTGCCCGGGCTGCTCGACGGTTCGGTGGCGTTCGGCGGCGAGGAGAGCGCCGGGGCGTCGTTCCTGCGCCGGGACGGACGGGTCTGGACCACCGACAAGGACGGGCTCATCCTCGACCTGCTGGCGGCCGAGATCACCGCGGTGACCGGGAAGACCCCCAGCGTCCACTACGCGGCCCTCACCGAGCAGTTCGGTGCCCCGGCCTACGCGCGGGTGGATGCGCCCGCTACGCGCGAGCAGAAGGCGTTGCTGGGGGCGCTCTCGCCGTCGCAGGTGAGCGCCGAGTCCCTGGCCGGCGAGCCGATCGTCGCCAAGCTCACCGAAGCGCCGGGGAACGGCGCCGCGATCGGCGGGCTGAAGGTCGTCACCGAGACGGGCTGGTTCGCGGCCCGCCCGTCCGGCACCGAGGACGTCTACAAGATCTACGCCGAGTCGTTCAAGGGCGCCGACGACCTCGCCCGCATCCAGGAAGAAGCCCGCGAGGTCGTCGGAGCCGCTCTCAAGGGGTGA
- the rpsM gene encoding 30S ribosomal protein S13 translates to MARLVGVDLPREKRLEIALTYIFGIGRTRSLETIAATGLNPDTRVRDLSDEDLVRLRDYIEASFRVEGDLRREVAADIRRKIEIGCYQGIRHRRGLPVRGQRTHTNARTRKGPRKTVAGKKKPGKK, encoded by the coding sequence ATGGCACGTCTCGTCGGCGTAGACCTCCCCCGCGAAAAGCGGCTGGAGATCGCGCTCACGTACATCTTCGGCATCGGCCGGACCCGTTCTCTGGAGACGATCGCGGCGACCGGGCTCAACCCCGACACCCGCGTTCGCGACCTGTCGGACGAAGACCTGGTTCGACTTCGTGACTACATCGAGGCTTCGTTCCGGGTCGAAGGTGACCTTCGCCGCGAGGTCGCCGCTGACATCCGGCGCAAGATCGAGATCGGTTGCTACCAGGGCATCCGGCACCGCCGCGGCCTTCCGGTGCGTGGTCAGCGGACGCACACCAACGCGCGTACGCGTAAGGGCCCGCGCAAGACCGTGGCCGGCAAGAAGAAGCCGGGCAAGAAGTAA
- the rpsK gene encoding 30S ribosomal protein S11 produces MPPKSRGAGVKKVRRKEKKNVAHGHAHIKSTFNNTIVSITDPQGNVISWASAGHVGFKGSRKSTPFAAQMAAENAARKAQEHGMRKVDVFVKGPGSGRETAIRSLQATGLEVGSISDVTPMPHNGCRPPKRRRV; encoded by the coding sequence ATGCCACCGAAGAGCCGTGGCGCCGGGGTCAAGAAGGTCCGGCGCAAGGAAAAGAAGAACGTCGCGCACGGCCACGCGCACATCAAGAGCACGTTCAACAACACGATCGTGTCGATCACGGACCCGCAGGGCAACGTGATCAGCTGGGCGTCCGCCGGCCACGTGGGCTTCAAGGGCTCGCGCAAGTCGACGCCGTTCGCCGCGCAGATGGCCGCCGAGAACGCGGCCCGCAAGGCGCAGGAGCACGGCATGCGCAAGGTCGACGTCTTCGTGAAGGGCCCGGGTTCCGGTCGCGAGACCGCCATCCGGTCGCTGCAGGCGACCGGCCTCGAGGTGGGGTCGATCTCCGACGTCACCCCGATGCCGCACAACGGCTGCCGTCCGCCCAAGCGCCGCCGCGTCTGA